DNA sequence from the Rubripirellula tenax genome:
AAACCGCCCGCGGCGCCCAAACCACCCAGTCCCGCGTTCAGGCCGCCGCCGTTGGCGACGCCGCCGAAGCCAGCGTTGCCAATCAATGGATTGAGCGCCTGGTTTTGATTTTGCATGCCACCCAAATTGTTCGCGTTGTTGACGCCGTTTCCGTTGTTGAAGGGCAAGCGGATGTTTTGACCGCCGGTATCACCAAATCCGCCCGGTTGAGCGGCCGCGGCGCCGAGCGCCATGCCAAGTCCCAAACCGGCGGCAGGGACCACGCCGCCAACGTTCAACCCGCCGAGCGATCCGAAGCCGCCGCCGAGTCCACCGCCAAATCCGGCGACACCGTCGACGCCGGCGGCTTGTTGCAAAGCCAGCAGGGAATACAGAACTTCGACGGCGTTGGCATTCTTGAGCTTGTAGAACTGAATCGGGCTGTTGCTGTTGCTGACTGGTTTATCCAATTCTTTCAGCAGGGTTTCGACTTGACCATGCACTTCGGCACCGGCGCGAACGATCAACAAGTTCCCTTCTTCATCGATGGTCGTTTCGATGGAGGTTTCCGCTTCATCGCTGCTGACCAAGCCTCGAATCAGTTTGTCGATTCGTTCGGCCGAAATGTTCTGAAGTCGATAGGCGCGCGTTTGAAAATCGGTGCCTGAATCGAGTTGCTTGAGCAACCGAATGATCTCGGCCACTTTCTCCTTCTCACCCGCAACGACGATGCGATTGCCCGACGAGTCATTGAACAGCTTGTACTCGGACTTATCCGTTGACGTTTTCGCCTCGCCACCGCCCAACAGCGATTGAACCTGCTCGATCAGGGAAGCGGGGTTTCGGTTGCGTACCAAATAGAAGTCGATCATCGGTTGACCGGACGGTCGATCGAGGACCGCCAACAGATCGACGAGTGATTGGACATTCTGGGCATAGTCGGTAACAACAATCAATCCGTTGTCGGCCAACGTGATGAAGCCGGCGCTCTTGGACAAGAACCCTTTGAATGCTTGCGATAACTGCGTCAGATTCAAGTGTTTGACGGGGATTACCTGCGTCACGGCGGCGGCCGGGCCGTCGCGTCGCAACACTTCGCCGGCTTGGCCCGTTTTCGCGTAGGGCACCATGTCGGCGATATCGACGATTCGTTTCCATCCTGGGACATCGGAATCGACGATGGCTAGGTTTTCGCCCTTCAAGAGGCTGCCGATCAGCGCGGGAAGTGCCGACTTCGGCAACTTGGCCGGGGTATAGACCGTGACCTGGCGATTCGCCAAATCGGCGCTGTACAGGAACCGTACATTCATTTGTTTCGAAACGGCTTCGACCAGTTTGGTCAAGCTGACCGACCCGGCAAGGTTCAATTCGACGATGTCGTCGCCCGACGGGGTGGGTTGAGCTGCCACGCGGCTAGGTGTCACCAGTGACCCAAACATGACGATCGCCACCAACACCGTGATCACCAATCGAGGTGATAAACGGTCGATCGCAAAGGGGACGATGCGATGGCGGGGAAGAAAGTATTCAGACAAAATGGGACATCCGCTAGCATGCCACGCCGGCGTTGGGCCCACTTGCTAGAGGCCCGGCGACACCAACGTGAGTTTCGGTGAAAACGCGTTTCACTGGGAACGCTATGAAACTTTGCCTAACGGCGTCAACATTCGTTTGAAACGCACCCAAATCGGACTTCCCTACCTTGAATCGCTAGCACCCAAGAAGCGTTTCGGGTGGCACGGTTTGCGGCAGCTCGAATGACCAGCATTAGCGAGTGACTTCGTACCAGAGGGTTTTGTCGTCTGCCGAGATCGTGAACTTCGCAGTTCCGTCGACGTGCTCCACCTTGATTGGCAACATGCGTTTACCGGTTCCGTCAAGCGAAAAAACCCTGATCGCGCCGTCCGCATCTGGTATGCGAACGAAGGCCTTGATGCCCAAAATCGTGGTCGGACCGTTGCCCCAGGTATCGCCGACGCTGGTCCGATCCGCGTTCCAGCCCATTGCCTGGTTCTCGGTGCTGGTCGACGCAAGCAACACCATTCGCTTGCTGGTTGCGATCGCATCACCGTCGACCGACGTGATGACCACGGTCCCATAATTGGGTTCGATGGCATCGATCGTCAAACGCAATTGGTCGGTTTCAAACGATTGGCCGGCGATCGTTCCCCAAACGCCTTGGGTTGCCGGCGTGTTCAGTTTCAAATGTCCCATTTCGGGCGGCGACGACTTCCAAGCGACCGATCCGGTGGGCGTTACCAGTGACGTCGGTTCGGGTTCAGAAAACGATGGTACCGCGTCAACGCCTGGCGATACGCTTAAGCGGTGCGAAAAACCCAACGTGCCGGGAAGTGGCGATCCCGTCGGTGCCTGCAACTCGTTTTGAATCGGCGCCAAATCGCCTCGCAAAAACACGTTCGCGAAGATCGCAAAATTTGCCATCTTTACCGGTTGGCCATTGAAGCTAAAGAAGTTGACCGTTTGGTCACGAAACCAATCGTCCGAAGTCTTCGACGACGAATCGTACTCAAAGAAGAACACCGCGTCCCAGTCCTGTAGCGCCGCGATCACCGCGGCGATCGAAACGCAGCCGGCCGAATACGGACTCGGTTCGGGATAGTTCCATTCGCTCAGCGTCATGGGTTTCCCTGCGTACCGCCAACTCGATCGCATCAGCAGCGAATTGGCGGGCCAGGACGAACGTGTCGGGTCGGCTTCCATCGGATCGTTCCCCACCGTCCAGCGATTGGCATCCCATGACGCATCCGCCGGGAACATCGGGTGGTGCCAATAATTGTGCAAGTCGATGAAGTCGTTCAGTCGCTCGTTGACCTCGGGCGTGTGATAGTTGATTTGGCTGGCCGTGATAGGGACTTTGACCCCGAGATCATCGATCAAGAACGACTTCAATTCGCTGACCCACGCGATTTCGGTATCGATCATGAACTGCTTCATGTCGATGTGCGCCGACACGTACGCTCCTTCGCCGGGAATCGGGACGCTTTTTTGGTCCAACGTTTCATCGTCGGCCAAGCCGTCTGAGTGGCTGCCGCGGCGCAGCGAGGCTCCGGCAAATTCGATCGGTATCGCCGAGTTGGCGAAGCTGAATCGAAACGCGACGTCATCAACAATGGTTTCGCCGGGGATGATGATGCGAGTGACTTGCTGCCACGCGGGCGTTGCTGTGAGCGTTTCGAAGATGCCCAGGTCGCGCCATTCGCCACCCGCCGACGAGCTAAGTTCGGTGGTGTACGTGCGAGCCTGATCGGCGCGAACCCAGTACGTTAACGTCATCGGTTGGTTCGCGGTGACCGATAGCTTGTCGCGTCCCAATTGCAGTTTATGAGTTTGTTCCATCGCCGCGACCGGTTCGAATCGCACTGCGTTCGTCGCGCCGCTTTTCATCGCACCACTTTTCATCGCACCACTTTTCATCGCACCACTTTTCATCGCATTGGGCCCGTCCACGCCCAGTCGTCGCGGCAGCTTGACCGATCCGTCGTCGGACGAGGTGATCCACTGGCCCAGGTCGCTGGCAAAATCGTGATCCGCGATCACCCAGTCGCCCATCGGTGGCTGTTGGGACGACCATGACTTCACCAAGTTTTTTTGGTCGCCATATTTCTTCGCAAGCCAATCGTTCCAGGCGACGATCAGGGATGCTTGGAATCGTTCGGGAAGTTTTCGATAGAGCGCGTAGCCTTGTTGGCTGAAATAGTTTTCGTTCAGCATCTCCACCAGCGCGATGCCCGGATCATCCACGCGTCGTCGGTCTTGACGATAGGGATTTCGGTGCGTCAGCAGTTCTCGCGCATACCGTTTGACTTCCGCTTGAACGTCGCCGTCGTAGTACATGACCCATTTGTTGAAGTCGGCCCACCAAGGGACTCCTTCCAGTTTAGGGTAGCCTTCTTCGGGCGATAAGGTGCGGCTGACGTGCAAGTTCAAATCCGCATAGATCCCGTTGTCGTGCAACTTGGCAAGAAAGTAGTCCAATCGATCCACCATTTCTGGATCCAATTCGCGGCGGCCATCGGCCCCTACCGGTTTCCAGATGCCGCTGGGCGCGGACTGCATGTCCATGTGGTGAAACCGCACCGCATTGATCCCGGATTTAGCCAAATGCGGCGCGATAAGATCGGCGTCTTCGTGCGTCGGGAAGTTGGCGGGAAAGCAAAGGTTCATTCCCCAAAACCGGATCCGATCATCGCCTTCGAAAAAGTGTCCGTCGCGAAGTTGGACGAAGCCCTGGTCACCCGCCTCGGCGGGCAACAGGCTGCGACGACTAGTCACGGTCGGGGACGAGTCATCGCCGGGAATGACGAACGGAAATCTCGCGGGAGATTGCTGGGTGATTTGTTGAGCGACTTGCTGTGTAATTTGCTGGGCTGGGGCGGAATCAGCGATCACCGTCGCCCATACACAGCCCAACATCAGTCCGTAAATCACTTGTCGTTGTATCATGCTCGCCTCAGAAACCTGGTTTCGCGTACTCACGGTGGATGGTTGTGGAAGACATTCTATCCCATCGCGTTTCCCAAGATCGGCCGACCGGGTTAATCTTGAAGGCGATCGCCAACGACGGACGTTCCCGGTTTATGCCGCATTGACCACGCCTCCCCCCCGACTTTCATGTATCTACGCCTCGCTCGCCGATTTCTGGTCGAAACCGATAAACGGTTGCTGATGAAAGCTGCTTGGACGCTTGGTCTGGGGGGGTTGATCAGCGTTCACAAACACAAACGACGTCTGAAGCGGGGCGAGTTCTTTCCGCCGTTTCTGTATTTGTCGGTGATCAATAGCTGCAACCTGCGGTGCCAGGGTTGTTGGGTGGACGTTGCCGCCAAGCAGCACAGAATCGAACTGGAAGCGGCAAATAAAACGATCGCCGAAGCGAAAGCGATGGGCAATCGGTTCTTCGGCATCTTGGGCGGTGAACCGTTCATGCACAAAGACTTGTTGAAGATCTTTGCCGCCAACCCCGACGTCTACTTCCAAGTCTTCACCAACGGACACTTCATCACCGACGAAGTCGCCGTGGAGTTGCGACGTCTCGGCAATGTGACACCGCTGATCAGCGTCGAGGGCAGCGAGATCATCAGCGATACTCGCCGCGGTCGCGAAGGAGTACTTAGCCAAACGATGAAGGGTCTGGAAACGGCGCTGCGGCACAAGTTATTGGTCGGCGTTTGCACCAGCGTTTGCAAATCGAACATCGACGACTTGGTGCGCGACGAATGGGTCGATCGGCTGATCGAAATGGGAGTCATGTATTGTTGGTTCCATATCTATCGCCCGGTCGGTCCCGAACCGAACCAAGCGTTATCCCTTTCCAGCGAAGAGCAACGTCGCGTGCGGCAGTTTGTCGTTGACACACGAGTCAACAAGCCGATCGTTGTCATCGACGCCTACCATGACGACGCGGGCAATGCGTTGTGTCCGGCGGCGACCGGATTTACTCACCACGTCGGACCGTGGGGCGACATCGAACCGTGTCCGGTGATCCAGTTGGCGACCGAATCGATTCACGACGACCGTCCGCTGGCCGAAACGATGAACAAGTCCGAATTCTTGAAGGACTTTCGCGAATTGACGGCCCAGCACACGCGAGGCTGTGTGATCATGGAGCGGCCGGACCTGCTGGTGCAGCTAGCCGAAAAGCACGGCGCTCGCGATACGACAGCTCGGAAAGCCGTGATCGAAGAACTGAAGAACGTCACGCCGCGGCGAAGCCAATTCCAACCGGGCGACGAAATCCCCGAACGCAGTTTCGTTTACCGGTGGGCAAAAAAATACGCGTTCAATGACTTTGGGACCTACACCAAACACTTTGACGTCGCCAAGTACGCCGACCCGGATGCGATCGAACTCACTGGCAGCGGTTCGGCGAAGAGCGATTTGCCGGTGGTGTCGTTGAACGATTCTGACGATCGCTGATCGAGTGCGTTCCGCAACTCGGACTCAATCCCGAACCCCCGTGTCTGCCCCGCGCGAAGCGTTTCCCCAACTGTCGCGATTCCTTTTGAAGAATACTAGGCGAGGATGTCGTTGGCATCGTTGTGCATCGATAACGGGCGGTTGGATCTGTTGGCGAATTCGGCGATTAGACGCCACGCTCACGGATCTGACGCTGGAGGTCACTCGCGATCGTTTCGAGTTGCTCAAGCGACAGCTCATCGAGTGAAGTTGGCTCTATGCCAAGGACTCCTCTCAGGGCTTTGATGATTCCTTCGGCTTTGCCTTCGGCCTTACCTTCTAGCCGCGCCTGCTGGAGCCTTGCTCTATCATCACGCTGAGCTTTTAGGCGAAGTTCGTATTGGCTGCGCTGCTGTGGAGTGCGTTGGATCATGTCGAGTACTTCGGCGGCTTCGGTGAAGGCGGGGGAGTTGAAGCGTTGTTCAATTTCCTGGGTAGTCATTTCATTGGCGCGGCGGAAGAAGTACTGCCACGCCTCGACCGGATCCGTGATGACTCGACTATCGCTTGGCACCGCATACTTTGGCAACTCAAGAAGATGGATTTGTAACCCATCGGTCAGGTCGAGATGGCCATCGCGGCTTCGGATCCGGAAATCGCTGTGAATTTGACCCGATCCACGAAACATGATCGCGTTCAGGACGCAGATGCTGATGGCGGGCCGCAGCAGCGTATAGTCGTCGCCTTCGCCAAGTTGGCTGACCTACATAGATGCGGTGTAGTAGGCAAGTCGTTGCGACAAACCTGTCGGGCGACTTGTCTGCATTTCGATGTCGTACAGCCGTCCTGTTGAATCGCGAGCCGAGACATCCAGGATAGATAGTTTGTCGAGGTTGTCTTCTTTGCCCAGAATTGGGTTGATGATATCGACATCCGTGATGTGGATCTCGTTGCCCAGAATCGCGTTGAGAATCGCGTTGAAACGATCGTGCGAAGGGACCCCTTGGGTCATATCAAGGAACTTTGCAAACCACTCCTTCATTGTGTTGGCAAACTTTGCAATCGCAACAAAATCATCCGCGCCCGCGATGACCGCACAGATGGTCATCAACAAGACATTGACCAATGGATAAACGGGTTCCCCCGGACGCGGGTCCGAGACGGCCCCGGTGAAAGATGCAAACAACGGGCGGTACGAATACACCAACGACATCGCCACCGATCAACACGGCACCTTTGAAGTTTCCGTGGATCGCGGCATCAAATGGATTTCGGTTTCGCATGCTGACTTTGTTGATCGAGCGTTTGAGTTGCCCGCCGATTCCGCTTTCGTCGAAGACATTCGCATCGTCCTATGCAAACAGTTCCGTATCAGCGGAGTCGTCACTGACTTTCGCGGTGATCCGATCGAGAATGCGACGGTTTGCGCGATCGCCGATTCGGACTACGGGATGTCGTCGGAGGTACGGACCAATCCGTCCGGGGCTTTTGATTTTGGCGATTATGATAGGATCCCTGTCACGCTGGTTGTCACCGCCGAATCGTACAGCCCGAATACCATTCGAATTCAAACGCCGGATCAAGGCACCGATGCGTCGGTCCGGCTACTTCCCGGGCGCAAGTTGCTGTTGCGTGTCGTCGATGCAACAGACCGGCCGGTATCGAGTGCGAGAGTGCGATCACTTTCTTGGAACCAGACGAGCGGCGAAACAATTGATGATGGGATCAAGTTAGAATCCGAAACAGACCAAGACGGCATCTGTCAATTCAGCGGCGTGCCGTCGGGTGAAGTGACTCTCGAAGTTTTCCACAGCAACTATCAAACCGCGACGGGATCGTTTCGCGCAAGCCCGAAGCCTCATCAGATCAAGCTAGTCGATCGATCGGACGCGGACGCGATTGACTTCGACCCCGATGACTTCAAACATAGGATCTTTCATCTATTCAAACCGGATGGATCGGTCATTCGTCCGCTGTTGAAGAACGTTGAGTTGAGCCATCAATATGGTCGCCAGGGAACCGCGTCGATTTCCTCTGATGGGACGAAGATTGCTTTTGACGCGCATCGGCTTGGCGTTGGCGAAGACTGGTCCGACAGTCGCGTGATCGTCGCGAACATCGACGGTTCCGATGCCAAGGTTGTTTCCGATGGTGTGATTCCCGCCTTGTCGCCCGACGGAAGTCATGTCGCTTTCAGTCGCGCATCGCAGTTTGGAGTCCCCGAGGGTGCTAGCGGACAATCGATTTGGTTGATGAAGGTCGATGGAACTGAAAAGCAGATGATTGACGATCACTATGCTTGGGGCGTTCGATGGACATCTGACGGCAGAACGTTGGTCTATCGCAGCGGCACGGACAACGAAGGCAATTCGGCCGCCTCCAATGTACTAAGGACGTACGATCTTGCGACGGGAGAAAAACGCAATGCGTGGGAGCCTGATGATTCACCGTTTTCATCGCTCAGGTTCCGTTTCAATGTCAGTCGTCGCGGACGTTTGGCGGTGGTGGCCGGCGAACCGAAAGACACGCGGCGACCGGCCATTGCCGTTGTCGATTTAGACAAAGGCATCTCGTCGATGCGATTTTTGAAGATGGATCACCCAGCGGTTTCGATTCCGTTAGGGGGTGTCATGGACTTTACGCCTGACAATCGGTGGATTTTGATGGCTGCCAAGAAGAATCGTGTGGTGCAGCCGATTCGCATCTCCATCCAAGGGGCAGCCATTGTGGCCGGTTTTCCGCATCTGCCATCGGACTTCGCCATTCGCGACCCTTTGATGACACCGGATGGCCAACACTTGATCGCTGTGATCTCGCCTCTATCGAAGTAGATCGTTGGCTAGCATCTGCGTTTTCACACCGTTTTCGCTAAATCGCCGCCGATTCACCCGCTTACGCGTCGCGATTATATTTTTCGGTCGTGCGAATTTTGAAAGAGTCAGTTGGGCTGCGGATCGGCGGTTCGCGGTTCAAGAGCATCGATCTTGCGGATCGGGCGGTCGATTTCTATAAGTCACATTGATGAACCGACGGTGGCACGATGCTGCTCGTTGAAATGACCATTCGAGAAGGATTTTGAAGTGGCCGAAACACTGGAAATGACGGACCAGGCGCCGATCGTACCTGACATCGCGAAGGCAACCGAAGATACATTCGCGAAAGTATCCAATGGCGATTTTGAAGCATTGACCCAGTACGCGACCGATCACTTGGCGCCCGCGCTCGGTTACGCCGCCGTCGGTCTTGGAGTCATCTTTGTTGGCTACTTCGTCGCTAAGTACATTGCTGGCGTGATCAGCCGACCGGTTTGCCGTCGCGTCGACGAAACGCTCGGACGCTTCATCGGCAAGATCGTATTCTACTGCATCATGTTGGGTGTCACCGGGGCGGTGCTATCGAAGTTGGGCGCGCCGTTGGGCGGATTGGCAGCGATGTTGGCCGCTGCGGGCTTTGCCGTCGGCTTGGCGTTTCAGGGAACGCTCAGCAACTTTGCCTCGGGCGTGTTGATGTTGGTCTTTCGCCCCTTCAAAGTCGGTGACGTCGTCAACGCCGGTGGTGTGATGGGCAAAGTGAACGAGATCGATTTGTTCACGACGACCTTGGATACGCCCGACAACCGCCGCATCATCGTTCCTAACAGTTCGATTTCGGGTGGAACGATCGAGAACATTTCCTTCCACAAACATCGCCGCGTCGAAGTTCTTGTCGGGGTCGATTACGGCGCTGATTTGGATCAAACTCGCGCTGCCTTGGAAGCTGCCGTGTCGCAAGTTTCGATGGCGGTGATCGAAGGCGAGAATCGCGGCGCGAAGGTGATTTTGAGTGACCTGGGCGCCAGTTCGGTGAATTGGAAAATTCGTGCGTGGGTTGCATCCGAAAATTACTGGCCCATTCACGAATCGCTTACGGCTGCCGTCAAGCGGCAACTCGACGGAGCGGGGATTTCGATTCCCTTCCCACAATTGGACGTTCACATCAATCGAGAAGAGGAAGATGCCGTCACACGTCCCCGCGTGCGTCCGCAACGCCGCGAGACGTACGATTCGGGACTCCAGAAACCGATTGCGCGTGCCTCGTAACGCTTGCCACGGAAGCACTTACGTCAAGCAGAAAATGAAATTTTCGTAGGAGTGTCCTTTCACTCCGATCCTCGATTATGATGTCGGCGACTAATCGGTCGCTGACATTTTTTTGCAAGACGCTCTGTTTTTCGGGCGAGTCTTGCGACTATCGGGGAAGAGGGATTTTGATGTGGCATACCAGCCGAGGTGATCGAACCTTGACGGGATTCGAGGCGGCGCTTGTGGGCACCGCCATCGACACCATGATCGACGCGTTGTTTGTTCACGTGGACGTCGATTGTGCCGATGAAGTCGTTCCAGATTGCGATAGTGGTATCGAAGTCTTTGATCAATTGACGGTTTGCCAGCGGATCGGATTGTTGCACGAAGTCGCGCAATATTTGTTGACCGAAACGATGGCACCGCTGCCGCTTTCGGCGTTGGCCGAAGCAACCGTCGCTGCGATCTTTGTCGAAGTTCGCGACCAAACGGCCATCGAAATTGATTTGTTCGGCGATTCGTTAGAACCGCAGATTGATTGGCGATCGTTGGTGCTTGGCGCCTACCGTTCCATGTCTGACGTACCGGTCGGTGACTTGCCAGTTGTTCAATGCACCGAACTTTCGGCGTGGGAAGATTTGATTGACGTTTTGTCGAGCGTGGTACTTTGGGATCGTGATTTCGAGATGGCGGACAGTTTCCTGGATTCGGATCCCGGTTTGTCACAACAGCGACGAAAGTTGCTGGGTATCGATCAAGACTACTTCACCAGCGTGGCGCCGGATCCGCGTCCGGAAGAAGCGTTCGCGCTCGTTTCACGAACTCGCGAAATCGTTCGTTTGAAGCCTCGTTAAGTTTTGTCGCGATTCTCTCTTGCCACGCGTTCGAGTTGGTCTGCACACTACGGTCACGTGGGCAGACATTTTTTTGAGTCTGCCCAAACTGAACTCTTCGTCGCGAAGGATCGACCGTGGCAATCAACGGACTGCAAGACCTGTCAAAATTGAGCATCGCACAAATGTATGCGGTGTATCTGAGCATCGCTCGTGCGGATTGGATGTGGCGCCGAGCCGCCGTCTATGGCGTCGCTGAACCGCCACCGGGCCACGCCGCGTTTCGGCCGCTGGCTTACGAAGTCTTCGAGCAGCGGATGAACTTGGCTTCGACCGTTTTCCGAGGCGATCAATCGCTACGAGACCGGTTGTCGCGTCAAGCGGCGGCTTATCGCGTTGACGTCCAAGCGGCGATCGCCGGTGCGTCGAAGGCTGCCTAGCTGCTGCCGACAATCGTAACTTTCAACCGCGACGTTTGTGGACATGAATCTTCTCCACTCGATCCTTCGCGCCGCCCATTGCCGAAGCACGCACCACTACTTCGCGATCGACGCATTGCCGATGGTCCAAACGGACGCCGGCAAGCGATTGGTCGATGTGTTGCTTCGCTACCATGGTCGATACTTGACCGGCGCGAAAGATCCCGACGTACGGTTCCGTGACTATCAAAATCACGTCATTCACGTGACGGACGGATATTGGGGCGGCGCACCTCGCGTCGCACACGTTTGGTACGACCGGCTGCAACGGAAATTGAGATCGGGAAAATTGGGTGACGCCGCCCACGCCGCGGGCGTGCTTAGCCACTACTTCACCGATCCAATGATGCCGTTGCACACGCAGCAATGCGAACGCGAAAAAGTACTGCACCGTCCGATCGAATGGAGCATCACGCGGTCCTACGATGAAATCTTTCGTGCTTGGCGCGAAGACGAAATGCGAGTCGTGTTCACGCTGTCCAATAATGTGGGTTGGTTGGGTGAAGCGATTCTCCACGGCGCTCGTTTCGCCAATCGCAGCTACGCGCCGCTGTTGGACACTTATGATCTTGAACGCGGTCGCGTGCGTCCGCCCGATGGTTTGGGATTGGTTGCCCGCCGGTCGCTTGCCGAAGTGTTTGGGTTGGCGATCACGGGATGGGCACGCGTGCTGGAACGGGCGGCGGGTGATGCCGAGGCGGCGATGGGCTGTCCAATCCCCAAACGGTCGTTGTCCGTTGGTGCTGCCCTGGCCGCGGTTCGGTCGCCGTTTCGGTGGTGGGTCAAACGAGTCGAAGAGCATCGCGAACAGGACGCAATCGCAAGTTTGGTCAGCGAGTTTCAGCGTACCGGAATGCTGGTCAAGAACCTTCCTGCCGATGTAGATATCGTGCATCGTGTGAACAAGGTCTATCAGGACGAAAAAACGTCGCGAGAAAATCGTCTATCGAAACGAGCTGCGGCACTCGCGGCCGAACCCGTTTCACGGCCAGCGACGGCATCCGCTGCGATCACGAAGCCAGCGACGGTCTTAGCACACCCCCGGTCGGTGGATCGCAATTTGAAAGACCGCCCGGCCACGATTCCCTTCAAGCCGCGACGTGTGGTGGCGAAAGTCTTGGGACCAGTCCGGCC
Encoded proteins:
- a CDS encoding radical SAM protein, with translation MYLRLARRFLVETDKRLLMKAAWTLGLGGLISVHKHKRRLKRGEFFPPFLYLSVINSCNLRCQGCWVDVAAKQHRIELEAANKTIAEAKAMGNRFFGILGGEPFMHKDLLKIFAANPDVYFQVFTNGHFITDEVAVELRRLGNVTPLISVEGSEIISDTRRGREGVLSQTMKGLETALRHKLLVGVCTSVCKSNIDDLVRDEWVDRLIEMGVMYCWFHIYRPVGPEPNQALSLSSEEQRRVRQFVVDTRVNKPIVVIDAYHDDAGNALCPAATGFTHHVGPWGDIEPCPVIQLATESIHDDRPLAETMNKSEFLKDFRELTAQHTRGCVIMERPDLLVQLAEKHGARDTTARKAVIEELKNVTPRRSQFQPGDEIPERSFVYRWAKKYAFNDFGTYTKHFDVAKYADPDAIELTGSGSAKSDLPVVSLNDSDDR
- a CDS encoding mechanosensitive ion channel family protein, coding for MTDQAPIVPDIAKATEDTFAKVSNGDFEALTQYATDHLAPALGYAAVGLGVIFVGYFVAKYIAGVISRPVCRRVDETLGRFIGKIVFYCIMLGVTGAVLSKLGAPLGGLAAMLAAAGFAVGLAFQGTLSNFASGVLMLVFRPFKVGDVVNAGGVMGKVNEIDLFTTTLDTPDNRRIIVPNSSISGGTIENISFHKHRRVEVLVGVDYGADLDQTRAALEAAVSQVSMAVIEGENRGAKVILSDLGASSVNWKIRAWVASENYWPIHESLTAAVKRQLDGAGISIPFPQLDVHINREEEDAVTRPRVRPQRRETYDSGLQKPIARAS
- a CDS encoding DUF4332 domain-containing protein; this encodes MNLLHSILRAAHCRSTHHYFAIDALPMVQTDAGKRLVDVLLRYHGRYLTGAKDPDVRFRDYQNHVIHVTDGYWGGAPRVAHVWYDRLQRKLRSGKLGDAAHAAGVLSHYFTDPMMPLHTQQCEREKVLHRPIEWSITRSYDEIFRAWREDEMRVVFTLSNNVGWLGEAILHGARFANRSYAPLLDTYDLERGRVRPPDGLGLVARRSLAEVFGLAITGWARVLERAAGDAEAAMGCPIPKRSLSVGAALAAVRSPFRWWVKRVEEHREQDAIASLVSEFQRTGMLVKNLPADVDIVHRVNKVYQDEKTSRENRLSKRAAALAAEPVSRPATASAAITKPATVLAHPRSVDRNLKDRPATIPFKPRRVVAKVLGPVRPCRLSRQHTLVDAPSIGPKTAERFAAIEIHTVADFLDQSAAKIAEALMTYWITTDTVTQWQWQAKLMCEIPGLMARDCQMLAGARYDAAATIAVCEADVLHQEVSAFAATPTGRRYLRGTDPPKLADVRRWIASAIDVVGISTTRRAA
- a CDS encoding secretin N-terminal domain-containing protein — protein: MSEYFLPRHRIVPFAIDRLSPRLVITVLVAIVMFGSLVTPSRVAAQPTPSGDDIVELNLAGSVSLTKLVEAVSKQMNVRFLYSADLANRQVTVYTPAKLPKSALPALIGSLLKGENLAIVDSDVPGWKRIVDIADMVPYAKTGQAGEVLRRDGPAAAVTQVIPVKHLNLTQLSQAFKGFLSKSAGFITLADNGLIVVTDYAQNVQSLVDLLAVLDRPSGQPMIDFYLVRNRNPASLIEQVQSLLGGGEAKTSTDKSEYKLFNDSSGNRIVVAGEKEKVAEIIRLLKQLDSGTDFQTRAYRLQNISAERIDKLIRGLVSSDEAETSIETTIDEEGNLLIVRAGAEVHGQVETLLKELDKPVSNSNSPIQFYKLKNANAVEVLYSLLALQQAAGVDGVAGFGGGLGGGFGSLGGLNVGGVVPAAGLGLGMALGAAAAQPGGFGDTGGQNIRLPFNNGNGVNNANNLGGMQNQNQALNPLIGNAGFGGVANGGGLNAGLGGLGAAGGLGGSQVATLPGGARVSADVATNSLIVFAPSNVQALYEKLIKSLDQRRPQVMIEADIIAVDTTDNFSLGVEVSLGDRTGSKRLFKFTSFGLSEVDATSGALSVIPNLGFNGVLIDPDVADVIVQALSRHTRSRVLASPKILVNDNQTGTLESVASVPFLSINTINTISSQSLGGDQQAGTSITVTPHINEDDHLQLEFEVEFSTFTGSGGANLPPPRQIDRVGSVVTIPDGKTVVVGGLKRVGDSSTFTGVPWAEKIPLLRELTSMTTSDQSTTSFFLFIRPKILRDSKFRDLKYLSDIEAQDAQIPGDDPESGPILIPCLNPPTSMTTRSIREVPHHESVLQH
- a CDS encoding carboxypeptidase regulatory-like domain-containing protein translates to MKDANNGRYEYTNDIATDQHGTFEVSVDRGIKWISVSHADFVDRAFELPADSAFVEDIRIVLCKQFRISGVVTDFRGDPIENATVCAIADSDYGMSSEVRTNPSGAFDFGDYDRIPVTLVVTAESYSPNTIRIQTPDQGTDASVRLLPGRKLLLRVVDATDRPVSSARVRSLSWNQTSGETIDDGIKLESETDQDGICQFSGVPSGEVTLEVFHSNYQTATGSFRASPKPHQIKLVDRSDADAIDFDPDDFKHRIFHLFKPDGSVIRPLLKNVELSHQYGRQGTASISSDGTKIAFDAHRLGVGEDWSDSRVIVANIDGSDAKVVSDGVIPALSPDGSHVAFSRASQFGVPEGASGQSIWLMKVDGTEKQMIDDHYAWGVRWTSDGRTLVYRSGTDNEGNSAASNVLRTYDLATGEKRNAWEPDDSPFSSLRFRFNVSRRGRLAVVAGEPKDTRRPAIAVVDLDKGISSMRFLKMDHPAVSIPLGGVMDFTPDNRWILMAAKKNRVVQPIRISIQGAAIVAGFPHLPSDFAIRDPLMTPDGQHLIAVISPLSK